Within the Deinococcus detaillensis genome, the region TGGCGTAAGGCGAATGCCGACAGGCTGTGGCGGCCTGCATAAGCTTCTTAAATTCTTGAAAAAGTGGAACCCTCTGCGAACAACGGTCTAGAAACCGCGCGGGGGGTTTCCCTTTGGTCTAGTGCTCGGTGACCGCCGGGATGTTGTCAGTATACGGTGAAATATGCTGGAAGTGACGATTTCGTACTGTTGCTTGGTACGGATGATTGAATGCAGCGGCTTTTGAACGTCTTCAATCCTGCTGGATTACCTTCTCGACGCTGAGAGGATCGGTGTTTTAGCCGGTTCCACTCACAGCAGGTCATGAACGATCTGCTGTGGGTGGAACCGGCTGTTACTTGCTGCCGTTCCTCACAGAAACAGTCGTGAACCCAACATGAAGAGCAGGGGCGTTACCATGTTCAAGATGCGCGTCCTGACTTTCTTTAATCATGCTGGCGGGGTCGGAAAGTCGAGCAGCGTGCGGGACATCGGTTACACGCTTGCTCAGCGCGGCTACCGGGTGCTCTTGGTCGACGCCGATCCGCAAGCCAACCTGACCGACTGGCTGGGTGTCCGTCAGATCGAACGTGACGGAGCGGTTCGGGAGATCGAACTCGAAGACACCATTTACCCGTCCATCCTGGCCGATGAGGACGCCGAGTTGGCCCTCCCAGTTCCCGTTCGTGTTCACGGTCTGGACCTGATTCCTGGGCATCTGGACGTCGCCACCATCGAGCCGCTCCTGCCCGGCCAGCTGATGGGCGTACTGAGACTCAAAGAGGCCCTTAAGCTGCTCGAAGACCGGTACGACTTCGTGTTGATCGATCCGCCGCCCAGCCTGGGGCAGCTCAGCGCCCTGGCGGTGATCGCTGCGCAGTACGTGATCGTCCCGGTGCCTGCGACTGGCAAGGGACTCAAGGGCCTTCAGACGGTCACCGTGATGCTCAACCGCTTCAGAAAAGCCAATCCGTTTCTCAGGCTGGCGATGATCTTGGTAACGCAGTACAACGACACGACCAACCACAGCCGGGAGAGTCTGGCGCAGCTCAGATCACAGTTCGGGCACCTAGCTCCGATCAGCTCCCCCCTGACTTACCGCCCGGCTCTGTATCCGG harbors:
- a CDS encoding ParA family protein, with translation MRVLTFFNHAGGVGKSSSVRDIGYTLAQRGYRVLLVDADPQANLTDWLGVRQIERDGAVREIELEDTIYPSILADEDAELALPVPVRVHGLDLIPGHLDVATIEPLLPGQLMGVLRLKEALKLLEDRYDFVLIDPPPSLGQLSALAVIAAQYVIVPVPATGKGLKGLQTVTVMLNRFRKANPFLRLAMILVTQYNDTTNHSRESLAQLRSQFGHLAPISSPLTYRPALYPDSQLHGSPLPEFARRNPVTAEISAVTDMLLESIGIRNE